From Cellulomonas chengniuliangii, the proteins below share one genomic window:
- a CDS encoding RluA family pseudouridine synthase, with protein sequence MAETRAMPVPDGLAGERVDAAIARLLGLSRTRAAELAAAGSVRLDGKEVGKSDRLLPGAWLEVELPEPERVESFADITHEPVPGMRVVYDDDDLVVIDKPVGVAAHPSPGWTGPTVVGALVAAGYRVSTSGPAERQGIVHRLDAGTSGLMVVAKSEHAYTVLKRAFKERTVEKVYHALVQGHPEPTTGTIDAPIGRHPSSDWRFAVVADGKPSITHYEVLEMLPAASLVEVHLETGRTHQIRVHFSALRHPCVGDLTYGADPALAARVSLSRQWLHALRLGFTHPTSGDWLEVSSEYPEDLSAALATLRDGYR encoded by the coding sequence ATGGCTGAGACCCGCGCGATGCCCGTGCCCGACGGCCTGGCCGGCGAGCGGGTCGACGCCGCGATCGCACGGCTGCTCGGCCTCTCCCGCACCCGCGCAGCCGAGCTGGCCGCCGCGGGCTCGGTGCGCCTCGACGGCAAGGAGGTCGGCAAGTCCGACCGGCTGCTGCCCGGCGCCTGGCTCGAGGTGGAGCTGCCCGAGCCGGAGCGTGTCGAGTCCTTCGCCGACATCACGCACGAGCCGGTGCCCGGCATGCGCGTGGTCTACGACGACGACGACCTGGTCGTGATCGACAAGCCCGTGGGCGTGGCGGCGCACCCGTCGCCCGGCTGGACCGGCCCGACTGTCGTGGGCGCGCTCGTCGCGGCCGGCTACCGCGTCTCGACGTCGGGCCCCGCCGAGCGGCAGGGCATCGTGCACCGCCTGGACGCCGGCACGTCAGGGCTCATGGTCGTGGCCAAGAGCGAGCACGCGTACACCGTGCTCAAGCGGGCGTTCAAGGAGCGCACCGTCGAGAAGGTCTACCACGCGCTCGTGCAGGGCCACCCGGAGCCCACCACGGGCACCATCGACGCGCCCATCGGCCGGCACCCGAGCTCCGACTGGCGGTTCGCGGTCGTGGCCGACGGCAAGCCCTCGATCACGCACTACGAGGTGCTCGAGATGCTCCCGGCCGCCTCGCTCGTCGAGGTGCACCTGGAGACTGGCCGGACGCACCAGATCCGAGTGCACTTCTCGGCGCTGCGGCACCCGTGTGTGGGAGACCTCACGTATGGCGCCGACCCGGCCCTGGCGGCACGCGTCTCGCTGTCCCGGCAATGGCTGCACGCCCTCCGGCTCGGGTTCACGCACCCGACCAGCGGTGACTGGCTCGAGGTGTCGAGCGAGTACCCGGAGGACCTCTCCGCGGCGCTCGCCACGCTGCGCGACGGCTACCGCTGA
- the dnaE gene encoding DNA polymerase III subunit alpha yields the protein MASPGADFVHLHAHTEYSMLDGAARLGDLFAEVVRQGQPAIATTDHGYLFGAFDFWSKGTAAGVKPIIGVEAYVTPGTSRFDQTRVRFGVQGQEADDVSARGAYTHMTLLARNNEGLHNLFRASSLASLEGQMGKWPRMDRDLLQTYGKGLIATSGCPSGEIQTRLRLGQWDEAVRVAGELQDIFGKDYFYIELMDHGIDIETRVLKDLLRLSETIGAPLVATNDLHYVRQEDSASQEALLAINSGSTLADPDRFKFDGDGYYVKSAAEMRRIWAEHPEACDNTLLIAEQCEVSFNTSANYMPNYPVPPGEDETSWFIKEVEAGLHHRYPEGIPDAVRKQAVYETEVITQMGFPGYFLVVADFINWAKANGIRVGPGRGSGAGSMAAYAMKITDLDPLQHGLIFERFLNPDRVSMPDFDVDFDERRRGEVIRYVTQKYGEDRVAQIVTYGTIKAKQALKDSARLLGMPFAMGEKLTKAMPPAIMGKDISLTGIFDPSDKRYNEAEEFRQVHATDPDAQRVVELAKGIEGLKRQWGVHAAGVIMSSDPLIDIIPIMRRPQDGAVITQFDYPTSEGLGLIKMDFLGLRNLTILDDALENIVMNGKDPVVLEELELTDRKTYELLGRGDTLGVFQLDGGGMRSLLRLMRPDNFEDISAVGALYRPGPMGANSHTNYALRKNGSQEVTPIHPELAEALEDILGTTYGLIVYQEQVMAIAQRVAGYSLGQADILRRAMGKKKKSELDKQFEGFSNGMKERGFSMAAVKTLWDILLPFSDYAFNKAHSAAYGVISYWTAYLKANYPVEYMAALLTSVKDDKDKSALYLGECRHMGITVLPPDVNSSAANFTAVGGDIRFGLTAVRNVGANVVDAIVRTREEKGAFSSFIDFLDKVPAVVCNKRTIESLIKAGAFDSLGHPRRALLLVHEQAVDSVIGVKRKEAEGQFDLFADLGAEDDSMGFSVVIPDLPDWDKKQRLAFEREMLGLYVSDHPLSGLEHVLSAAADVSIATLNADEARPDGSTVVVAGLITSLQRKMSKQGNPWAAVTLEDLEGSVEIMFFGETYLAYSTVLAEDAVIVVRGRVRRRDETMQLQAMEVTLPDLSAVADAPVVVTLPESRCTQPVVERLREVLSTHPGINEVHLRLTRPGLTTVMRLDAGLRVERSPSLFGDLKALLGPGCLS from the coding sequence ATGGCATCACCCGGGGCTGACTTCGTCCATCTCCACGCACACACCGAGTACTCGATGCTCGATGGCGCGGCCCGCCTCGGAGACCTGTTCGCCGAGGTGGTGCGCCAGGGCCAGCCGGCCATCGCGACCACCGACCACGGCTACCTGTTCGGAGCCTTCGACTTCTGGTCCAAGGGCACCGCCGCCGGGGTCAAGCCGATCATCGGCGTCGAGGCGTACGTGACGCCGGGCACGAGCCGCTTCGACCAGACCCGCGTGCGGTTCGGGGTCCAGGGCCAGGAGGCGGACGACGTCTCCGCACGTGGCGCCTACACCCACATGACCCTCCTCGCCCGCAACAACGAGGGCCTGCACAACCTGTTCCGGGCCAGCTCGCTCGCCTCGCTCGAGGGCCAGATGGGCAAGTGGCCCCGTATGGACCGCGACCTGCTGCAGACCTACGGCAAGGGCCTGATCGCCACGTCGGGCTGCCCGTCGGGGGAGATCCAGACCCGGCTGCGCCTGGGCCAGTGGGACGAGGCGGTCCGGGTCGCCGGCGAGCTGCAGGACATTTTCGGCAAGGACTACTTCTACATCGAGCTGATGGACCACGGGATCGACATCGAGACCCGGGTCCTCAAAGACCTGCTGCGGCTCTCGGAGACGATCGGCGCCCCCCTGGTCGCGACGAACGACCTGCACTACGTCCGCCAGGAGGACAGCGCGTCGCAGGAGGCGCTGCTGGCGATCAACTCCGGCTCGACGCTCGCGGACCCGGACCGCTTCAAGTTCGACGGCGACGGCTACTACGTGAAGTCGGCCGCGGAGATGCGGCGCATCTGGGCCGAGCACCCCGAGGCGTGCGACAACACGCTCCTGATCGCGGAGCAGTGCGAGGTCTCGTTCAACACCTCGGCGAACTACATGCCGAACTACCCCGTCCCGCCGGGCGAGGACGAGACCAGCTGGTTCATCAAGGAGGTCGAGGCCGGCCTGCACCACCGGTACCCGGAGGGCATCCCCGACGCGGTGCGCAAGCAGGCGGTCTACGAGACCGAGGTCATCACCCAGATGGGCTTCCCGGGGTACTTCCTCGTCGTCGCCGACTTCATCAACTGGGCCAAGGCCAACGGCATCCGGGTGGGGCCGGGCCGTGGCTCGGGCGCGGGCTCGATGGCGGCCTACGCCATGAAGATCACCGACCTGGACCCGCTGCAGCACGGCCTGATCTTCGAGCGGTTCCTCAACCCCGACCGCGTCTCGATGCCTGACTTCGACGTCGACTTCGACGAGCGCAGGCGCGGCGAGGTCATCCGCTACGTGACGCAGAAGTACGGCGAGGACCGCGTCGCGCAGATCGTCACGTACGGCACCATCAAGGCCAAGCAGGCCCTCAAGGACTCGGCGCGCCTGCTCGGCATGCCGTTCGCGATGGGGGAGAAGCTCACCAAGGCGATGCCGCCCGCGATCATGGGCAAGGACATCAGCCTGACGGGCATCTTCGACCCCTCCGACAAGCGGTACAACGAGGCGGAGGAGTTCCGCCAGGTCCACGCCACCGACCCGGACGCGCAGCGCGTCGTCGAGCTGGCCAAGGGCATCGAGGGCCTGAAGCGCCAGTGGGGCGTGCACGCCGCCGGCGTCATCATGTCCAGCGACCCGCTGATCGACATCATCCCGATCATGCGCCGCCCGCAGGACGGCGCCGTCATCACGCAGTTCGACTACCCGACGTCCGAGGGCCTCGGCCTGATCAAGATGGACTTCCTCGGGCTGCGGAACCTGACGATCCTCGACGACGCGCTCGAGAACATCGTGATGAACGGCAAGGACCCGGTGGTGCTCGAGGAGCTCGAGCTCACGGACCGCAAGACGTACGAGCTGCTCGGACGCGGCGACACCCTGGGCGTGTTCCAGCTCGACGGCGGCGGCATGCGGTCCTTGCTGCGGCTCATGCGCCCGGACAACTTCGAGGACATCTCCGCCGTCGGCGCCCTCTACCGGCCCGGTCCGATGGGCGCCAACTCGCACACCAACTACGCGTTGCGCAAGAACGGCTCGCAAGAGGTCACGCCGATCCACCCCGAGCTGGCCGAGGCCCTCGAGGACATCCTCGGCACGACGTACGGCCTGATCGTGTACCAGGAACAGGTCATGGCGATCGCGCAGCGCGTAGCCGGGTACTCGCTGGGACAGGCCGACATCCTGCGGCGCGCGATGGGCAAGAAGAAGAAGTCCGAGCTGGACAAGCAGTTCGAGGGATTCTCGAACGGCATGAAGGAACGCGGCTTCTCGATGGCCGCGGTCAAGACGCTGTGGGACATCCTGCTGCCGTTCTCGGACTACGCGTTCAACAAGGCGCACTCCGCCGCGTACGGCGTCATCTCGTACTGGACCGCCTACCTCAAGGCCAACTACCCGGTCGAGTACATGGCCGCGCTGCTGACGTCCGTGAAGGACGACAAGGACAAGTCGGCGCTGTACCTCGGCGAGTGCCGCCACATGGGCATCACGGTGCTCCCACCCGACGTCAACTCCTCGGCGGCCAACTTCACGGCCGTCGGCGGCGACATCCGGTTCGGCCTCACGGCCGTGCGCAACGTCGGCGCGAACGTTGTCGACGCGATCGTCCGCACCCGCGAGGAGAAGGGCGCCTTCTCCTCGTTCATCGACTTCCTCGACAAGGTGCCAGCCGTCGTCTGCAACAAGCGGACCATTGAGTCGCTGATCAAGGCGGGAGCCTTCGACTCCCTGGGCCACCCCCGGCGCGCCCTGCTGCTCGTCCACGAGCAGGCAGTCGACTCGGTGATCGGGGTCAAGCGCAAGGAGGCCGAGGGGCAGTTCGACCTCTTCGCCGACCTGGGCGCCGAGGACGACAGCATGGGCTTCTCGGTCGTCATCCCCGACCTCCCCGACTGGGACAAGAAGCAGCGCCTCGCGTTCGAGCGCGAGATGCTCGGCCTGTACGTCTCGGACCACCCGCTGTCCGGGTTGGAGCACGTGCTGTCCGCCGCGGCGGACGTGTCGATCGCGACGCTCAACGCCGACGAGGCGCGCCCCGACGGGTCGACCGTGGTGGTCGCGGGACTCATCACGAGCCTGCAGCGGAAGATGTCCAAGCAGGGCAACCCGTGGGCGGCCGTGACGCTGGAGGACCTGGAAGGCTCGGTCGAGATCATGTTCTTCGGCGAGACCTACCTCGCCTACTCGACGGTGCTCGCCGAGGACGCCGTCATCGTGGTCCGCGGGCGGGTGCGGCGACGCGACGAGACCATGCAGCTCCAGGCCATGGAGGTCACGCTGCCGGACCTCTCGGCCGTGGCGGACGCCCCGGTGGTGGTGACGCTCCCCGAGTCGCGGTGCACCCAGCCGGTGGTGGAGCGGCTGCGCGAGGTGCTCTCGACGCACCCCGGCATCAACGAGGTGCACCTGCGCCTGACCAGGCCGGGCCTGACCACCGTCATGCGGCTCGACGCGGGCCTTCGGGTCGAGCGCTCGCCGTCGCTGTTCGGCGACCTCAAGGCCCTCCTCGGCCCTGGCTGCCTGTCATGA